In Microbacterium enclense, one genomic interval encodes:
- a CDS encoding heme-copper oxidase subunit III has product MVTTSATYSQAVRAVKRPDPVAVGTIVWLGSEVMFFAGLFAIYFTLRSTSASLWAQETELLNVPFATVNTIILVLSSVTCQMGVFAAERYQPYRTGKPFRFVQWGMVEWFYLTFILGAVFVSGQVWEYATLVAEGMPISANPYASAFYLTTGFHALHVTGGLIAFLLVIGRAYAVKNFGRKEMTTSIVVSYYWHFVDVVWIALFFVIYFLK; this is encoded by the coding sequence ATGGTGACGACCTCAGCGACGTATTCCCAGGCCGTGCGTGCCGTGAAGCGACCCGACCCGGTCGCCGTGGGCACCATCGTGTGGCTGGGCAGCGAGGTCATGTTCTTCGCCGGCCTCTTCGCGATCTACTTCACTCTGCGCAGCACGTCCGCGTCCCTGTGGGCGCAGGAGACCGAGCTGCTCAACGTCCCCTTCGCGACCGTCAACACGATCATCCTCGTGCTGTCCTCGGTCACGTGCCAGATGGGCGTGTTCGCTGCCGAGCGGTACCAGCCATACCGCACCGGCAAGCCGTTCCGCTTCGTCCAATGGGGAATGGTGGAGTGGTTCTACCTCACCTTCATCCTCGGCGCGGTCTTCGTGTCGGGTCAGGTGTGGGAGTACGCGACGCTGGTGGCGGAAGGCATGCCCATCAGCGCCAACCCCTACGCATCGGCCTTCTACCTGACCACTGGCTTCCACGCCCTGCACGTGACGGGTGGTCTGATCGCCTTCCTTCTCGTCATCGGCCGTGCCTACGCCGTGAAGAACTTCGGGCGCAAAGAGATGACGACCTCGATCGTCGTGTCCTATTACTGGCACTTCGTCGACGTCGTCTGGATCGCCCTGTTCTTCGTCATCTACTTCCTGAAGTAA
- a CDS encoding cytochrome c, translating to MAREKKPRRASGRRSPLAAAALIGIGLLLTGGVYAGASAAMAATDTPTSSASSATAVEEGKKLFQANCATCHGLDLEGSQQGPSLFGVGELSVHFQVSTGRMPLQAQGPQAPQKPVQFTEEQIDAIAAYVQSSAPGPSYPSADLVDGEGDVSHGAELFRINCAMCHNVAGAGGALTEGKWAPDLHTVTPVNMYAAMVTGPQNMPVFNDLNLTPEDKRDVISYLMFLQKSESPGGFSLGSLGPVSEGLFIWIFGIGALIALTVWITAKSN from the coding sequence ATGGCACGAGAGAAGAAGCCGCGTCGCGCCTCCGGGCGTCGCAGTCCCCTGGCGGCCGCTGCCCTGATCGGCATCGGCCTGCTCCTCACCGGCGGCGTGTACGCCGGTGCGTCGGCCGCCATGGCGGCGACCGACACTCCGACGAGCAGCGCCTCGTCCGCCACGGCGGTCGAAGAGGGCAAGAAGCTCTTCCAGGCCAACTGCGCCACCTGCCACGGCCTCGACCTCGAGGGCAGTCAGCAGGGCCCGTCGCTGTTCGGCGTCGGTGAGCTGTCGGTTCACTTCCAGGTGTCCACCGGCCGCATGCCCCTGCAGGCTCAGGGCCCGCAGGCGCCGCAGAAGCCGGTGCAGTTCACCGAGGAGCAGATCGACGCGATCGCCGCGTACGTGCAGTCCTCGGCCCCCGGCCCGAGCTACCCGAGCGCTGACCTCGTCGACGGCGAGGGCGACGTGTCCCACGGAGCGGAGCTCTTCCGCATCAACTGCGCGATGTGCCACAACGTCGCGGGCGCCGGTGGTGCGCTCACCGAGGGCAAGTGGGCACCCGACCTGCACACCGTGACCCCCGTCAACATGTACGCGGCCATGGTCACCGGTCCGCAGAACATGCCGGTCTTCAACGACCTGAACCTCACCCCCGAAGACAAGCGCGACGTCATCTCGTACCTGATGTTCCTTCAGAAGTCGGAGTCCCCTGGCGGATTCTCGCTGGGTTCGCTCGGTCCGGTCTCCGAGGGCCTGTTCATCTGGATCTTCGGAATCGGGGCGCTCATCGCGCTCACCGTGTGGATCACGGCGAAGTCCAACTGA
- a CDS encoding PHP domain-containing protein, whose product MRPLDALVEIAYLLERERASRYKSKAFRTAAAAIEGLSDADLRDPGLRRRPGIGESTFTVIQQALAGEVPERLAALRQTARAVGGDALRAVLRGDLHSHSDWSDGVTPIEAMVEAARGLGHEYLALTDHSPRLTVANGLSPERLRAQLDVVGGMNGGGFTLLSGIEVDILDDGDLDQEDALLGELDVVVASAHSKLRMERAPMTRRLVAAASDPRVDVLGHVTGRLVEGARGTRPPSEFDARAVFAACAASGVAVEINARPERQDPPDDLIAVALEEGCLFSIDSDAHAPGQLSLLDYGAARAEAAGVPPERIVTTWPLERLREWLQRRR is encoded by the coding sequence GTGCGCCCGCTGGATGCCCTCGTCGAGATCGCCTATCTCCTCGAGCGCGAGAGGGCCTCTCGGTACAAGTCGAAGGCGTTCCGCACAGCGGCCGCCGCCATCGAGGGGCTCAGCGACGCCGACCTGCGGGACCCCGGTCTCCGTCGGCGTCCGGGGATCGGCGAGTCGACCTTCACCGTCATCCAGCAGGCTCTCGCAGGCGAGGTCCCGGAGCGACTGGCGGCGCTTCGTCAAACGGCTCGAGCAGTGGGCGGCGATGCGTTGCGGGCGGTGTTGCGGGGCGATCTGCACAGCCACAGCGACTGGTCCGACGGCGTGACGCCGATCGAGGCGATGGTCGAAGCGGCCCGCGGGCTGGGCCACGAGTACCTCGCACTCACAGATCACTCGCCGCGCCTCACGGTGGCGAACGGCCTCTCGCCCGAGCGACTGCGTGCGCAGCTCGACGTGGTCGGGGGAATGAACGGAGGCGGGTTCACCCTCCTGTCGGGAATCGAGGTCGACATCCTCGACGACGGTGACCTCGATCAGGAAGACGCGCTGCTGGGCGAGCTCGATGTGGTGGTGGCATCCGCTCATTCCAAACTCCGCATGGAGCGAGCGCCCATGACGCGCCGACTGGTCGCCGCCGCCAGTGATCCGCGCGTCGATGTGCTCGGGCACGTGACGGGGCGTCTGGTGGAGGGCGCGCGAGGGACGCGGCCTCCCTCGGAGTTCGACGCGCGCGCCGTCTTCGCTGCGTGTGCGGCGTCGGGCGTGGCGGTTGAGATCAATGCCCGGCCCGAGCGCCAGGATCCACCCGACGACCTCATCGCCGTGGCTCTGGAGGAGGGTTGTCTCTTCTCCATCGACTCCGACGCGCACGCGCCCGGACAGCTCTCGCTCCTGGACTACGGGGCGGCGCGGGCCGAGGCGGCGGGTGTTCCACCGGAGCGCATCGTCACGACGTGGCCGCTGGAGCGATTGCGGGAGTGGCTGCAACGCCGGCGGTGA
- the trpD gene encoding anthranilate phosphoribosyltransferase, with protein sequence MAERFTWPDVLTLLLEGKDLSVSESTWAMRRVMAGEATPSQLAGFLIALRAKGETVEEIVGFRDAILEAAVPLPVRAEVLDIVGTGGDRYGTVNVSTMAAVVAAASGVPVVKHGNRAASSASGSSDVLSSLGISLTLDPAHVAETLERTGITFAFAAAFHPGFRHAGPTRAELGVPTVFNFLGPLCNPARAEANAVGVSQLDRVPLITGVFRTRGATALVFRGDDGLDELTTTGHSRVWEISRGDVHEHDLDPRDLGIPVVEIDALLGGTPDHNAEVVRRTLAGETGAVRDIVLLNAAAGLVSYRLFQDAAQVQRPILERLHEAMIDAAAAIDDGRASAKLDAWVETTRELAE encoded by the coding sequence ATGGCGGAACGCTTCACCTGGCCCGACGTGCTCACCTTGCTCCTCGAGGGGAAAGACCTCAGCGTGTCGGAGTCCACGTGGGCGATGCGGCGTGTCATGGCGGGAGAGGCAACGCCGTCGCAGCTGGCCGGATTCCTCATCGCGCTGCGCGCCAAAGGCGAGACGGTGGAGGAGATCGTGGGATTCCGCGACGCCATCCTCGAGGCGGCCGTCCCGCTGCCCGTCCGTGCGGAGGTTCTCGACATCGTCGGGACCGGCGGGGACCGGTACGGCACCGTGAACGTCTCCACGATGGCGGCGGTGGTGGCGGCGGCATCCGGAGTCCCGGTGGTGAAGCACGGCAACCGCGCCGCGAGCTCGGCATCCGGATCCTCCGACGTGCTGTCGTCGCTGGGGATCTCGCTGACCCTCGATCCCGCGCACGTCGCGGAGACCCTCGAGCGCACGGGCATCACGTTCGCGTTCGCCGCCGCGTTCCACCCCGGCTTCCGCCACGCGGGGCCGACGCGCGCAGAGCTCGGCGTGCCGACCGTCTTCAACTTCCTCGGACCGCTGTGCAACCCGGCGCGCGCCGAGGCCAACGCCGTCGGTGTGTCCCAGCTCGACCGCGTTCCACTCATCACCGGCGTGTTCCGCACCCGCGGAGCGACCGCGCTGGTGTTCCGCGGCGACGACGGACTCGACGAGTTGACCACCACCGGACACAGCCGCGTGTGGGAGATCAGCCGCGGCGACGTGCACGAGCACGACCTGGACCCCCGGGATCTCGGCATCCCCGTCGTGGAGATCGACGCTCTTCTCGGCGGGACGCCCGATCACAACGCCGAGGTGGTGCGCCGGACGTTGGCCGGAGAGACCGGTGCCGTCCGCGACATCGTGCTGCTGAACGCCGCCGCCGGGCTGGTGTCGTACCGGTTGTTCCAGGATGCCGCGCAGGTTCAGCGACCCATCCTCGAGCGGCTGCACGAGGCGATGATCGACGCGGCCGCGGCGATCGACGACGGGCGGGCTTCGGCGAAGCTCGACGCGTGGGTCGAGACCACGCGGGAGCTGGCGGAGTAG